In Tachyglossus aculeatus isolate mTacAcu1 chromosome 10, mTacAcu1.pri, whole genome shotgun sequence, the following proteins share a genomic window:
- the LOC119932798 gene encoding olfactory receptor 9K2-like, with product MGSEGEANRSVGTYFILMGFRVIPELQIFLFLVFLVAYCLVLVGNVSMIALIQGDLRLHTPMYFFLQNLSFTDLSYTSAIAPKALASFWEQGKFISFAGCVAQFFLFTIFIVTEGFVLAAMAYDRLVAICSPLLYNSRMSQSLCNRLVAGSYACGFISSTLQSTTTFSVSFCTSRVIEHFYCDVQQLHRITCSDTSVQEAMSFVVAAVIILPTVLVILGSYTFIGSAILKIHSSEGRKKAVSTCGSHLCVVSLLYGTVSFVYLTPPSSPECRKVAAMCYTLITPMLNPIIYSLRNKDVKEALRRILANKMVSL from the coding sequence ATGGGCAGTGAGGGAGAAGCCAACCGGTCGGTGGGAACCTACTTCATTCTCATGGGCTTTAGGGTCATCCCAGAACTCCAGATCTTCCTCTTCCTAGTGTTCCTGGTGGCCTACTGCCTGGTGCTGGTGGGGAACGTCAGTATGATAGCCTTGATACAAGGGGACCTGCGGCTCCatacccctatgtacttcttcctccagaACCTGTCCTTCACTGACCTCTCTTACACCTCTGCCATTGCCCCCAAGGCACTGGCCAGCTTCTGGGAACAGGGTAAGTTCATTTCCTTCGCGGGCTGTGTTGCCCAGTTCTTCCTGTTCACTATCTTCATTGTAACCGAGGGCTTTGTCCTGGCGGCCATGGCCTATGACAGACTGGTCGCTATCTGCTCGCCACTCCTCTACAACTCCCGCATGTCTCAGTCTCTCTGCAACCGGCTAGTGGCTGGCTCATATGCCTGTGGCTTTATCAGCTCCACTCTCCAGTCTACCACGACATTCTCTGTGAGCTTCTGTACCTCACGGGTCATCGAACACTTCTACTGCGATGTCCAGCAGCTCCACCGGATCACGTGCTCTGACACCTCCGTCCAGGAGGCCATGTCCTTTGTCGTGGCTGCAGTCATCATTCTGCCCACCGTCCTGGTTATCCTGGGCTCTTACACCTTCATTGGCTCTGCCATCTTGAAGATCCACTCCTCTGAAGGACGAAAGAAGGCtgtctccacctgtggctctcatctgTGTGTCGTAAGCCTCCTCTATGGAACCGTGTCTTTCGTTtacctcaccccaccctcatcccctgaGTGTCGCAAGGTGGCTGCCATGTGTTACACCCTcatcacccccatgctgaaccccattATTTATTccctgaggaacaaagatgtcAAGGAGGCCCTGAGAAGGATCTTGGCAAATAAAATGGTTTCTCTCTGA